A window from Suncus etruscus isolate mSunEtr1 chromosome 18, mSunEtr1.pri.cur, whole genome shotgun sequence encodes these proteins:
- the TMEM151B gene encoding transmembrane protein 151B produces the protein MSPPGSAAGEGAGGGGGGGGGGPGVPEEPTVTDDGPAREEQRPIQPSFTKSLCRESHWKCLLLSLLMYGCLGAVAWCHVTTVTRLTFSSAYQGNSLMYHDSPCSNGYVYIPLAFLLMLYAVYLVECWHCQARHELQHRVDVNSVRERVGRMQQATPCIWWKAISYHYVRRTRQVTRYRNGDAYTTTQVYHERVNTHVAEAEFDYARCGVRDVSKTLVGLEGAPATRLRFTKCFSFASVEAENAYLCQRARFFAENEGLDDYMEAREGMHLKNVDFREFMVAFPDPARPPWYACSSAFWAAALLTLSWPLRVLAEYRTAYAHYHVEKLFGLEGPGSASSVGGLSSPSDEPLPPLALTHRLPRVNTVDSTELEWHIRSNQQLVPSYSEAVLMDLAGLGARCAGGYVPTSRYGGVGGPGAAGVSPLRRSCEHCQRAASSSSIFSRSALSICASPRAGPGPGSGPGLGLGCTGSRFSLGRLYGSRRSCLWRSRSGSVNEASCPTEQTRLSSQASMGDDDDDDEDEDEEVAGPPPPYHDALYFPVLIVHRQEGCLGHSHRPLHRHGSCVETSL, from the exons ATGTCCCCCCCGGGCTCGGCCGCGGGCGAGGGCGCAGGAGGCGGCGgaggcggcggtggcggcggcccGGGGGTCCCCGAGGAGCCCACGGTGACGGACGACGGGCCGGCCCGAGAGGAG CAGCGGCCCATCCAGCCCTCTTTCACCAAGTCCCTCTGCCGTGAGTCCCACTGGAAGTGCCTGCTGCTCTCGCTGCTCATGTACGGCTGCCTGGGGGCCGTGGCGTGGTGCCACGTCACGACAGTGACCCGCCTCACCTTCAGCAGCGCCTACCAGGGCAACAGCCTCATGTATCACGACAGCCCCTGCTCCAACGGCTACGTCTACATCCCTTTGGCTTTCCTGCTCATGCTGTACGCCGTCTACCTGGTGGAGTGTTGGCACTGCCAAGCCCGCCATGAGCTGCAGCATCGAGTGGACGTGAACAGCGTGCGGGAGCGTGTGGGGCGGATGCAGCAAGCCACCCCCTGCATCTGGTGGAAGGCCATCAGCTACCACTACGTCCGGCGCACCCGCCAGGTCACGAGGTATCGCAATGGAGACGCCTACACCACCACCCAG GTCTATCATGAGCGGGTCAACACGCATGTAGCCGAGGCTGAGTTCGACTACGCGCGCTGCGGTGTCCGCGACGTGTCCAAGACCCTGGTGGGCCTGGAGGGCGCCCCGGCCACGCGTTTGCGCTTCACCAAGTGCTTCAGCTTCGCCAGCGTGGAGGCTGAGAATGCCTACCTGTGCCAACGGGCCCGCTTCTTCGCCGAGAACGAAGGCCTGGATGACTACATGGAGGCACGAGAGGGCATGCACCTCAAGAACGTGGACTTCCGCGAGTTCATGGTGGCCTTCCCTGACCCGGCCCGTCCACCCTGGTATGCCTGCTCATCGGCCTTCTGGGCCGCAGCCCTGCTCACCCTGTCATGGCCACTGCGGGTGCTGGCAGAATATCGCACGGCCTATGCACACTACCATGTGGAGAAGCTCTTCGGCCTCGAGGGGCCCGGCTCGGCCAGCAGCGTGGGTGGCCTGAGCTCCCCCAGCGATGAGCCTTTGCCCCCACTGGCCCTCACACATCGCCTGCCCCGGGTCAACACGGTGGACAGCACAGAACTCGAGTGGCACATTCGTTCCAACCAGCAGCTGGTGCCCAGTTACTCAGAGGCCGTGCTCATGGACCTTGCCGGGCTGGGCGCACGCTGTGCAGGGGGCTACGTGCCCACCAGCCGCTACGGTGGGGTGGGTGGCCCGGGTGCAGCAGGAGTGAGCCCCCTGAGACGCAGCTGTGAGCACTGTCAGCGAGCGGCCAGCAGCTCTTCCATCTTCTCCCGCAGTGCTCTGAGCATCTGTGCCAGCCCTCGTGCCGGCCCGGGCCCAGGTTCAGGGCCAGGCCTAGGCCTCGGGTGTACGGGCAGTCGCTTCTCCCTCGGCCGGCTCTACGGTTCCAGGCGCAGCTGCCTGTGGCGCAGTCGGAGTGGCAGTGTCAATGAAGCCAGCTGTCCCACGGAGCAGACGCGCCTGTCCAGCCAGGCCAGCATGGGCGATGATGATGACGACGACGAAGACGAGGACGAGGAGGTGGCCGGGCCGCCACCGCCCTACCACGACGCCCTGTATTTCCCCGTCCTCATTGTGCACCGGCAGGAGGGATGTCTGGGCCACAGCCACCGGCCGCTGCACCGCCACGGCTCCTGCGTCGAGACCTCACTGTGA
- the TCTE1 gene encoding dynein regulatory complex subunit 5, with protein MQDSKRTSLSSSASRSQATGPTPQTPKSAGGPSTSSRKASRPGAMRRMRRIISEDPEWTLAIVPYLTELCIKHIVENFQTNPILKELPPEYQKKVLSYLPPDLPLSITANLIDDEDYWQRCCMKRWQVCHVARHGDSWKHMFFERHLENLLTHFIPGTTDPNVILDLLPFCKDYVYRLRVDQFLPPVQLPRHLRNGDQTDSGSEGDTEEPITDHYSLGPLVASLSHLEELDLVYGVKDCGMNFEWNLFLFTFRDCHSLAATVKACSTLKIFRLTRSKVDDDKSRVLIRSLLDHPALEELDLSHNLIGDRGARAAAKLMSHSRLRVLNLANNQVRTSGAQALAHALAHNTNLISLNLRLNYMEDEGGQALVHALQTNTCLTTLHLGSNELSETTATLLSQVLSTNTTLTSLNLSCNNIGVDGGKQLLEGLSENHTLLEFDLRLSEIAQESEYLIGQVLAANREIARQRTLNPSLFVTSIATNESENPAG; from the exons ATGCAGGATTCCAAGAGGACATCGCTTTCCTCGTCCGCCAGCCGCAGCCAAGCGACCGGCCCGACCCCTCAGACCCCGAAGTCGGCAGGGGGTCCTTCTACTTCGTCTCGGAAGGCTTCGCGGCCTGGAGCTATGCGCCGGATGCGTAGGATTATCTCTGAGGATCCCGAGTGGACCCTGGCCATCGTGCCCTACCTCACGGAGCTCTGCATCAAGCATATCGTGGAGAACTTCCAGA CCAACCCCATCCTGAAGGAGCTGCCCCCGGAGTACCAGAAGAAGGTGCTCAGCTACCTGCCGCCCGACCTGCCGCTCTCCATCACCGCTAACCTCATCGATGACGAGGACTATTGGCAGCGCTGCTGCATGAAGCGGTGGCAGGTATGCCACGTAGCCCGCCACGGGGACAGCTGGAAGCACATGTTCTTCGAGAGGCATCTAGAGAACCTGCTGACACACTTCATCCCAGGCACCACGGACCCCAATGTCATCCTTGACCTGCTGCCCTTCTGCAAGGACTACGTGTATCGGCTGCGCGTGGACCAGTTCCTCCCACCTGTGCAGCTCCCACGCCACCTGCGAAATGGTGATCAGACCGACTCGGGCAGTGAGGGGGACACAGAGGAGCCCATCACGGACCACTACTCCTTAGGGCCGCTGGTGGCCAGCCTGAGCCACCTGGAGGAGCTGGACCTGGTATACGGCGTGAAGGACTGTGGCATGAACTTTGAGTGGAACCTCTTTCTCTTCACCTTCAGAGACTGCCACTCCTTGGCAGCAACTGTTAAAGCATGCTCCACCCTCAAG ATCTTCAGGTTGACCCGAAGCAAGGTGGATGATGACAAGTCACGCGTCCTAATTCGAAGCCTCCTGGACCACCCAGCCCTGGAGGAACTGGACCTGTCGCACAATCTCATTGGGGACCGAGGGGCACGGGCTGCCGCCAAGCTGATGAGCCACAGCCGCCTGCGGGTGCTGAACCTAGCCAACAACCAGGTGCGCACATCTGGCGCCCAGGCGCTGGCTCACGCCCTGGCGCATAACACCAACCTTATTTCCCTCAACTTGCGCCTCAACTACATGGAGGATGAAGGCGGCCAGGCGCTGGTCCATGCCTTGCAGACGAACACATGCCTGACCACTTTGCATCTGGGGAGCAACGAGCTGTCTgagaccaccgccacactcctCTCCCAGGTGCTCTCCACCAACACCACACTCACCAGCCTCAATCTGTCCTGTAACAACATCGGGGTG GATGGCGGGAAGCAACTTCTGGAAGGCCTTTCGGAGAACCACACGCTCCTGGAGTTTGACTTGCGACTGTCGGAAATCGCCCAGGAAAGCGAGTACCTCATTGGCCAGGTTCTGGCCGCCAACCGAGAAATCGCCCGCCAGCGAACCCTGAACCCCAGCCTCTTTGTGACCTCCATCGCTACCAATGAGTCCGAGAACCCTGCAGGATAA